Proteins found in one Quercus robur chromosome 2, dhQueRobu3.1, whole genome shotgun sequence genomic segment:
- the LOC126701950 gene encoding uncharacterized protein LOC126701950, translating into MVQWAIELSQFDIEYHPRAAIKAQALADFIAEFTLPDEEGTTDEVDKWTIQTDGSSAQKRGGVGVVITTPDGEVMKYGVQLEFPATNNEAEYEGILTGLRLGKALGAKNLLVQSDSKLVIGQISGEYEAKEERMQKYLKLTRQLTQEFDTVDFVQIPGNQNIEADEVSKLASSEAGMTSTDVAIEIQKYPSIEEVAVLTTQSTNTWMTPLISFLRDGHLPQNTDEARKVKKRVARFTILNDVLYKRGFSMPYLKCVDEDEAKYILEEVHGGVCGDHAGPRSLVNKVIRAGYFWPTMQGDAADLVRRCDRCQRYGNVQRLPAEKMTTISSPWPFAQWGIDIVGPLPQGKGQVRDPFDDHNGKQFDSQGFREFCSDLGIKNQFSSPGHPQANGQTEVTNRTLLKIIKTKLDEAKGETPFRLTYGSEAVIPVEVGVTSIRRGTFREGLNDEGLRFNLDCLDEVRDNASSRMTKYQKKMAEYYNKRVKLRRLAIGDLVLRKVTIATKDPTQGKLGPTWEGPYRVVHYSRQGSYHLETMDGQKLPRPWSIEHLKKYHE; encoded by the exons atggtccaatgggCAATCGAACTCAGccaatttgacatcgagtaccatccaAGAGCAGCCATCAAGGCACAAGCTCTGGCTGACTTCATCGCTGAATTCACTCTTCCAGACGAAGAAGGAACTACAGACGAAGTTGATAAATGGACAATACAGACAgatggttcgtcagcccaaaagagggggggagtaggggtcgtcataacTACCCCCGACGGAGAAGTGATGAAATATGGAGTTCAACTGGAGTTCCCAGCCACcaataacgaagccgaatatgaaggaatattgacgggCTTGAGGCTTGGAAAAGCTCTTGGTGCCAAAAATTTGCTGGTCCAGAGTGATTCAAAGCTGGTAATCGGACAGATCAGTGGAGAGTACGaggcaaaggaagaaaggatgcagaaataccttaAACTGACGAGGCAACTAACTCAGGAGTTCGACACAGTGGATTTCGTCCAGATACCAGGAAACCAGAATATTGAAGCTGACGAAGTGTCGAAACTAGCGTCGTCAGAAGCAGGAATGACGAGCACAGACGTGGCAATAGAAATTCAGAAATACCCAAGTATTGAAGAGGTGGCAGTGCTCACCACCCAGAGCACAAACACCTGGATGACGCCCTTAATATCCTTCCTCCGAGACGGACACTTACCTCAGAATACTGACGAAGCCAGAAAGGTCAAAAAGAGAGTGGCCAGGTTCACGATCCTAAATGACGtcttgtacaagagaggcttctctatgcctTACCTAAAGTGCGTCGACGAGGATGAGGCCAAATACATTCTAGAAGAAGTACACGGAGGAGTTTGTGGCGACCATGCCGGCCCCAGATCCCTAGTAAACAAGGTGATAAGAGCAGGGtacttttggccaaccatgcaggggGATGCTGCTGACCTCGTCAGAAGATGCGACAGATGCCAGCGGTACGGGAATGTACAACGGCTTCCAGCGGAGAAGATGACGACCATATCCTCCCCATGGCCATTCGCGCAATGGGGAATCGACATCGTCGGTCCTctgccccaaggtaaaggtcag gttcgggatcccTTTGACGATCATAATGGGAAGCAGTTCGACAGCCAAGGCTTCAGAGAGTTCTGCTCGGACCTCgggatcaagaatcagttctcaTCCCCGGGACACCCCCAGGCAAatggacagacggaagtaacAAACAGGACGTTGCTCAAGATAATCAAAACCAAGCTGGACGAAGCAAAAG gagagacacccttcaggcttacctaCGGCTCAGAAGCAGTGATCCCAGTAGAAGTTGGAGTAACAAGCATCAGGCGAGGAACTTTCAGAGAGGGACTCAATGACGAGGGACTGCGGTTCAACCTGGATTGCTTGGATGAAGTAAGAGACAATGCGTCCAGTAGAATGACAaagtatcaaaagaaaatggcCGAGTATTACAATAAGAGGGTCAAACTCAGGCGTCTGGCCATAGGGGACCTCGTCCTTCGCAAAGTCACTATAGCTACTAAAGACCCTACTCAAGGGAAGCTGGGCCCTacatgggaagggccatatcgcgTCGTTCACTACTCTAGGCAAGGGAGTTACCATCTGGAAACTATGGACGGACAAAAGCTCCCTCGTCCTTGGAGcattgagcatttaaagaaaTACCATGAGTAA